The genomic stretch CCAGCTTTATTCGGTGGTAACACGCTTGGTTGTAAGCGATTCTCTGCGGGTAAGAGATACTGTGCCCTTTCCACTGGGTCTCGCGTCATCCCGTCTTCCGATCATAGGCTATCTCAACTGCTTAGTAGCCCGTCCACGCCCCACGCGCTGCTTTTTCccaggcggctgcctcgATTGCGACAGCCCGCTGACAAGTTAGCGGGGCACACCGTGGGGGGGAGCTGGGGAGCCCAGTCTCCGTGGACGGGATTCACGGGGTCGCGCAGGGGTAGCACGCGAATGTTTCTACCGCGACGTGTAGTCCCTTTGCGCTGTATGAGCGCCTCATCGACACTTTTTTCGTTTTATGAGTTGTCGTCTGTTTTCTGTGTGGTTTCTATCTGTCAACAATGGCTCCAGTTTTCGCGATGCCAATTAAggtcggcgccgcgttcgTCGCGGTCCTCCTTTgctcctccgctctcttcggATCTGCCGCTTCGGGAGCGGAGTTGCCCACCGACAACAACGCAGCGAAGGCATCACAGCGAACCGCACCAGAACAAGAGCAAAAGAAGGCTCAAGACCTCACTGACGGTGAGTAGGTCGACAAGCTCCGCGTGTATGTTGGTCGAGTCCTGAACCTACAAAGGGGAGACGATGTGGCGTTACCGTGCCGTATTTTCCACTCAGGTCGTGAGAGTCAAGTCTTTTTCATGTGTGCCCGATGCGTGGACTGCTGTATGTTCGACTTTTCCGCCTTCTCAAACGGGTCTACGCGGAGAAGGGTCGACCCCATCTGTGAAGTACCTCAAGTCACGCCCGAGCCACGAGGAGTCTGCATCCTCCAGGGGAGGAGGCCGTGAGGTGCCTTAGGACGGGGCGTAGAAAGGTAGAGTGAGAGCCGCACAGTTCTTGCGGCTCTTGCTCGCCAGACACACGTGACCTCAGGAACATGACACTCCGCAAGTGTGAGACAGTTCACGCTAGGAACCGACGACAACGCGTCGTGCCTCCTAATTATGTAGGGAGTTCCTTGCAATGCCCGTGCAGTTCAGCCGCGGCAGTCAGCGGCAAGTTTGACAGTTCATTCCACGTGCGTGCATATCGAAGCTGGTAACCTGTGAAGCACGAGTTCATGCCGTCAATCAGCCAGTGCGTGATTCTGTGTGTCGTAGGAACGTGTATGAGTTTGCAGGTTTGATATGAATATTATATTCTGTGCTGAGGAGACCCACCAAAGCGGGGTTTCGATTGAACGAGGCTACCACGTGCTTACACCAGCAGATCTGCAGCATCTTTGTACACACGGGCAGaggcttttcttcttttgTGGCATGTTCTGGCTGCAGCGTGCCTCGCCCTTCACAACAAGTACAGAATGGAAAACCTCGAAGTGCCCCTACCGGAAATGAAGAAGGACGAGTCCGCGGTAGAACTGGTGTTAAAGTTCGTAGAAGATAGAGCAAAACAAGGCTGTCAGAAAGGAGGCCACAGTGACGCGAATGAAAGAAAAGGAGTAAGTCCGAGGGGAAGGACGTGGTGCTGCTCACGAACACGTCAGAAACGCGAGAACGGCAGATAGGGATTCGTCGGTGCTTCTTGGGTCTCGGACACAAACGGAGGACCCGCCATGGAGGTATCAACATTCCAGATTGGGAAACATCTCTTTCTGGTGGTCCGATCCTCGGCTGCAACACACGTGCGACGAGGGTTCAGCTCACTCTACGGGTATTACCGCTAAAATGTTGACGTAACTTCCTTCCTCCATGGTGGCGCAAGCGAAACGGAAATGTTCTTGTGTAAACCCATGCGCCAACTACTGAATTCGAGATTGGTTTGCCACGGTGTCGTCTCTCCGGAAGAAGGGGGCGGGAGATAAcgtggcggaggagggaCGGGATGGGTACTGTATGCTGCTTTGATAGAAGAAGGCACCCGCAAAGACGGATCTGTAATCACAGGCGTGGCAGCCAAAGAAAAAACCGTCGATCGTCGTTGTCCTCTTTACGTGATTTTCAATGGCTTGATAAATCCGAATGTTGGGCCCGTAGGAAATCCAGTTTTCCAACATGCTTTTCTGTGTGCCATGCAAACAGCTGGGTGAGAACCTGTTCTTGTCAAACGACCCAACGTGCGAAGGCGCCGTGGCCGCGTGGTACAACGAGATCCAAAAGCTTAATGGAAAGTAAGTACCTTGGCATCAAGGAGAGCGACCGTGTTTCCAGTAGTCGCCCTAAATTTGATTGGGTCGTTTTTCTGCGGAATTGGTGACACAGGAGAGGGTAGAACACAGTGGTTTCTGCCGCGAGGGTGTCGTGGAGTAGTTGCTTAGCGGGTGTCAAGGGAAGATCAGGGCTCACTTCGAACCGGTATATTCACAGTCCATTCCCAGGCAATCGTCCGTACAACGATGCAACGAAGCCTGTCCGTCTCAGTTACCACATAGGCACAAGAGAGTCTCGCTCATGTTCTAGTACGGGCGACTTTGTGAACATGCCGTGCGTTCGCATTTTCGTGTAACTATGACATGTGGAAATCGCCATGAGTTCTCACTTTCGTGGTGCAGGCTGTCTGCGTCACACGCTGGACATTTGGCAATGCACCAgggtgcggctgcgcgctgccAGGACCTTGGAGCTCGCAACTTCCCGCTGTGCTTACTGGCTGCGGTAGTCGCTCGCTGCACGGAAACAATTGACTTTTCATCCACTTCTTGTGGTGTGTCCAGATACCCTGGGACGACGTGGGACTTGAGCATCGGTCACTTCACTCAAATGATGTGGGAAAAGAGCACAGGCCTAGCATGCGCCCGGACTACAGGCTGCACCGGATGGAACCAACTGTTCTGCCTCTACAGCCCTCCAGGCAATtacgagggcgaggcgcctttCTCGTAAGCATAGATACTAGACTGTCAGTACAAATTTTTTCCGTGGCGCTATGCGTGGCTCCGCGCAGCTACTCCCTGCGGAGTTGTGCTGCCCTGGATTGCAATGAGTCACCGCGAGCTACAGTAGCTTGCTTGATTTCCACTTCTGCCTTCCCACACGACAGTTGCGGATTCATCGGTTTTGAATCGTTCGTGGAAAGAAGCCACTTGATACCCACCAGAGGCTTTGCAGTGTTCTTTTCGTCAGCTGCTGAGGCCGCAGTACGCCGCCTCGTTTCTGTTCTATGTGGTgctctgctgccgcctttGCCTGGCACGATTCCTGCAGGGAGGCAGTGTGGAAGTCCATCAAGAAGCGCGACGGTCTCTCGGGCGCCATGGCTCTCGCGCCGGTCAGCACAGGCGCATTGGCTGTCGCAGCTGGTGCATTGCTGCACGTCCTCGTTGCGTAAGGAGACGACCACGCGTCGAGGTTTTGCCGACGTCGTGCGGTGACGCGTTGCAACTAGGAGGAACGATTTTGGCTTGATGAGGAACCTTCGATGTGTCGCTGAGACTGCAAGGCGCACCTGCTTCAGTGTTTAAACATGTCGACCGTCTTGTTATGTGAAGGCGGATCCGTTTCACCCTCTGCTGCAGGGGTTCGTGGCGCCGATGGGTATAGCCACTAGGGCGGGTCATCCACATCACATTAATGCAGCGTCACTGGCGTGACGGTCGGTTCGAGTCTGTCAGTTCCTTCGTTAGAACACATCGATTGTGCTCCATTGTGTGCGTGAGCCAGTTCTTCGCTGGCGGATTCGGTGTATCAGTCTCGTTTGTCTTAATGGCACCCCCTCCCAAACTCAGCTGCTAAGAAgcgcccccccgccccccccccgatCCCCTGCTCGAACTCTCCCCAGTGTCATGTCACGGTATTTTTCCCAGTTGTTCAAGCACGGGGAACAGCgtgcgagagcgaaggcagaCGAGAATACATTTAACTCAGGGCATGTTGCTGCTCAGTCGCAGGCGTTAAACACCATTGTGAGTTGGTTATAAATAGCGGTCGAGCCGAAATGTGTATTATGCCCGGAAACAGCACGTCACTGACATGGCTGTCGCCTGATTCTCTCAGCCGCAATAACAATGAATGTGTTAGCGTTATGGGTCTGTCTTGGACTCTAGTCGCGGGGAATCAGGGGCCTCGCCAAGTAATTCAGTCGCAGCGTATGTTCTGACTCCACATCACTGGCAGTGTTTACTCCACCCTTTTCGTGGAAGACGTGCGTCGGCTCCTCAGACACGCAAAGCCAAACTCGCTCCGCTTTTAAATAAAGAGAAGAACCATGTTCATGAAGATGCAGAGGCTTAACTATTAACGATAGCCCTGTTGCTAAGTTGTAGATACCGCCTATCGGGGCGTGTCATATAACTGTCTGTGTTTCGAAGCACTTCCCTCGAATTCTATTTTGCCGGTCTTATTCTGTAGCCTTGGCAGCCGCTCTCAAAAACGGTTCCCATCCTGTAGCTATTAGACCCGGTGTCCAACGGAAGCCTCAGGTCCTGTGCGGCTCCTACCGGATTTCACACAACGTGCTGTGAAAGAGTTGGGCTGTGTATCTGCACTGTCCGCTCCTAGCTACGTGCGATGATGGCTACGCCACTGAATGTCAACTGGCCTTCACATCGAGCGAACCCCACTGATGCATGTATGGCTTCTTATAGGCGCTAGTACGGCTTCTGTTGCTACGCCACGAGGAAGTCGGCTTGCCGGACCAGTACGATCGCCACATTGATGCAGAACGGTCATGCGCAAACAAAGCAGGCAAGACGCTGAAactgcgcagaggcagctcTTTAGCCCTCACTACCCCAATGGCAAAGCACAGCATCATTGTAACATGGCGCAAGATTCTGCGGCGTTTGTGGTTCGCATATCCGCTGCACGCGTCCTGCAGCTCGCAGTATTATGGCACAGCCCCCCTACTGGCATCACTACGTCAGTTTCCTCCTTTCTGGGAGCAGCGCGTGCCCGAGTCGTTGTTCACTGCAACATGCTCATTCATCTCGCATACCATCCCCACTGGCCACTTCCGAAGCTGACTGCACAGCACATCGGTGTTCGCGTCACCGCTTCGTCTGAGCCTGGTTGTAAGCGATTCTCTGCGGGTAAGAGATACTGTGCCCTTTCCACTGGGTCTCGCGTCATCCCGTCTTCCGATCATAGGCTATCTCAACTGCTTAGTAGCCCGTCCACGCCCCACGCGCTGCTTTTTCccaggcggctgcctcgATTGCGACAGCCCGCTGACAAGTTAGCGGGGCACACCGTGGGGGGGAGCTGGGGAGCCCAGTCTCCGTGGACGGGATTCACGGGGTCGCGCAGGGGTAGCACGCGAATGTTTCTACCGCGACGTGTAGTCCCTTTGCGCTGTATGAGCGCCTCATCGACACTTTTTTCGTTTTATGAGTTGTCGTCTGTTTTCTGTGTGGTTTCTATCTGTCAACAATGGCTCCAGTTTTCGCGATGCCAATTAAggtcggcgccgcgttcgTCGCGGTCCTCCTTTgctcctccgctctcttcggATCTGCCGCTTCGGGAGCGGAGTTGCCCACCGGCAACaacgcagcaaaggcatCACAGGGAGCCGAAGCAGAACCAGAGCAAAAGAAGGCTCAAGACCTCACTGACGGTGAGTAGGTCGACAAGCTCCGCGTGTATGTTGGTCGAGTCCTGAACCTACAAAGGGGAGACGATGTGGCGTTACCGTGCCGTATTTTCCACTCAGGTCGTGAGAGTCAAGTCTTTTTCATGTGTGCCCGATGCGTGGACTGCTGTATGTTCGACTTTTCCGCCTTCTCAAACGGGTCTACGCGGAGAAGGGTCGACCCCATCTGTGAAGTACCTCAAGTCACGCCCGAGCCACGAGGAGTCTGCATCCTCCAGGGGAGGAGGCCGTGAGGTGCCTTAGGACGGGGCGTAGAAAGGTAGAGTGAGAGCCGCACAGTTCTTGCGGCTCTTGCTCGCCAGACACACGTGACCTCAGGAACATGACACTCCGCAAGTGTGAGACAGTTCACGCTAGGAACCGACGACAACGCGTCGTGCCTCCTAATTATGTAGGGAGTTCCTTGCAATGCCCGTGCAGTTCAGCCGCGGCAGTCAGCGGCAAGTTTGACAGTTCATTCCACGTGCGTGCATATCGAAGCTGGTAACCTGTGAAGCACGAGTTCATGCCGTCAATCAGCCAGTGCGTGATTCTGTGTGTCGTAGGAACGTGTATGAGTTTGCAGGTTTGATATGAATATTATATTCTGTGCTGAGGAGACCCACCAAAGCGGGGTTTCGATTGAACGAGGCTACCACGTGCTTACACCAGCAGATCTGCAGCATCTTTGTACACACGGGCAGaggcttttcttcttttgTGGCATGTTCTGGCTGCAGCGTGCCTCGCCCTTCACAACAAGTACAGAATGGAAAACCTCGAAGTGCCCCTACCGGAAATGAAGAAGGACGAGTCCGCGGTAGAACTGGTGTTAAAGTTCGTAGAAGATAGAGCAAAACAAGGCTGTCAGAAAGGAGGCCACAGTGACGCGAATGAAAGAAAAGGAGTAAGTCCGAGGGGAAGGACGTGGTGCTGCTCACGAACACGTCAGAAACGCGAGAACGGCAGATAGGGATTCGTCGGTGCTTCTTGGGTCTCGGACACAAACGGAGGACCCGCCATGGAGGTATCAACATTCCAGATTGGGAAACATCTCTTTCTGGTGGTCCGATCCTCGGCTGCAACACACGTGCGACGAGGGTTCAGCTCACTCTACGGGTATTACCGCTAAAATGTTGACGTAACTTCCTTCCTCCATGGTGGCGCAAGCGAAACGGAAATGTTCTTGTGTAAACCCATGCGCCAACTACTGAATTCGAGATTGGTTTGCCACGGTGTCGTCTCTCCGGAAGAAGGGGGCGGGAGATAAcgtggcggaggagggaCGGGATGGGTACTGTATGCTGCTTTGATAGAAGAAGGCACCCGCAAAGACGGATCTGTAATCACAGGCGTGGCAGCCAAAGAAAAAACCGTCGATCGTCGTTGTCCTCTTTACGTGATTTTCAATGGCTTGATAAATCCGAATGTTGGGCCCGTAGGAAATCCAGTTTTCCAACATGCTTTTCTGTGTGCCATGCAAACAGCTGGGTGAGAACCTGTTCTTGTCAAACGACCCAACGTGCGAAGGCGCCGTGGCCGCGTGGTACAACGAG from Besnoitia besnoiti strain Bb-Ger1 chromosome X, whole genome shotgun sequence encodes the following:
- a CDS encoding SCP family extracellular subfamily protein (encoded by transcript BESB_017010): MAPVFAMPIKVGAAFVAVLLCSSALFGSAASGAELPTDNNAAKASQRTAPEQEQKKAQDLTDACLALHNKYRMENLEVPLPEMKKDESAVELVLKFVEDRAKQGCQKGGHSDANERKGLGENLFLSNDPTCEGAVAAWYNEIQKLNGKYPGTTWDLSIGHFTQMMWEKSTGLACARTTGCTGWNQLFCLYSPPGNYEGEAPFSEAVWKSIKKRDGLSGAMALAPVSTGALAVAAGALLHVLVA
- a CDS encoding SCP family extracellular subfamily protein (encoded by transcript BESB_017020), whose amino-acid sequence is MLIHLAYHPHWPLPKLTAQHIGVRVTASSEPGFFAMPIKVGAAFVAVLLCSSALFGSAASGAELPTGNNAAKASQGAEAEPEQKKAQDLTDACLALHNKYRMENLEVPLPEMKKDESAVELVLKFVEDRAKQGCQKGGHSDANERKGLGENLFLSNDPTCEGAVAAWYNEIQKLNGKYPGTTWDLSIGHFTQMMWEKSTGLACARTTGCTGWNQLFCLYSPPGNYEGEAPFSEAVWKSIKKRDGLSGAMALAPVSTGALAVAAGALLHVLVA